From Brassica oleracea var. oleracea cultivar TO1000 chromosome C3, BOL, whole genome shotgun sequence, a single genomic window includes:
- the LOC106335044 gene encoding protein TOC75-3, chloroplastic, translated as MAAFSVNGQLIPAAATSSTTPNSIYPRRKFRAPSSSRLPRISSPSPRVPSIKCSSSLPSRDTEPSPKDFLLKSLAKPLAVASVSSAASFFLFRISNLPSLLSGGGGGGGDGNFGGFGGGGGGGDGDDGGFWGKLFSPAPAVADEEQSPDWDSHGLPGNIVVQLNKLSGFKKYKVSDIVFFDRRRQTSIGTEDSFFEMVSIRPGGVYTKAQLQKELETLATCGMFEKVDLEGKTKPDGTLGVTISFAESTWQSADRFRCINVGLMVQSKPIEMDTDMTDKEKLEYYRSLEKDYKRRIDRARPCLLPAPVYGEVMQMLRDQGKVSARLLQKIRDRVQKWYHDEGYACAQVVNFGNLNTKEVVCEVVEGDITQLVIQYQDKLGNVVEGNTQVPVVRRELPKQLRQGYVFNIEAGKQALRNINSLGLFSNIEVNPRPDEKNEGGIIVEIKLKELEQKSAEVSTEWSIVPGRGGAPTLASFQPGGSVTFEHRNIQGLNRSLMGSVTTSNFLNPQDDLSFKMEYVHPYLDGVYNPRNRTFKTSCFNSRKLSPVFTGGPGVEEVPPIWVDRAGVKANITENFTRQSKFTYGLVMEEITTRDESSHIAANGQRLLPSGGISADGPPTTLSGTGIDRMAFLQANITRDNTKFVNGAVVGERNVFQVDQGLGIGSKFPFFNRHQLTLTRFIQLQQVEEGAGKPPPPVLVLHGHYGGCVGDLPSYDAFVLGGPYSVRGYNMGELGAARNILELGAEIRVPVKNTHVYAFAEHGNDLGSSKDVKGNPTAVYRRMGQGSSYGVGVKLGLVRAEYAVDHNNGTGALFFRFGERY; from the exons ATGGCCGCCTTCTCCGTCAACGGGCAGCTCATCCCAGCAGCGGCAACAAGCTCCACCACCCCTAATTCTATCTATCCCCGTAGGAAATTTCGAGCTCCTTCCTCTTCTCGCCTTCCCCGGATCTCCTCACCATCTCCTCGCGTTCCATCCATAAAATGCAGCAGCAGCTTACCTAGCCGCGATACAGAACCCTCCCCAAAGGACTTTCTCCTTAAATCCCTAGCCAAACCTCTCGCCGTAGCCTCTGTCTCCTCGGCCGCTTCCTTCTTTCTATTCCGAATCTCGAATCTTCCGTCGTTACTAAGCGGCGGTGGAGGAGGAGGAGGCGATGGAAACTTCGGCGGATTCGGTGGTGGAGGCGGCGGAGGAGATGGAGACGACGGTGGATTTTGGGGGAAACTGTTTTCTCCGGCGCCTGCAGTCGCTGATGAAGAACAGTCACCGGATTGGGATTCGCACGGCTTACCGGGGAACATCGTGGTTCAATTGAACAAGTTAAGTGGTTTCAAGAAGTACAAAGTCTCCGACATTGTGTTCTTTGACCGGAGGAGACAAACCTCGATCGGCACTGAAGACTCCTTCTTCGAGATGGTATCGATCCGTCCAGGCGGAGTCTACACCAAAGCTCAGCTCCAGAAGGAGCTCGAAACCCTAGCTACCTGCGGGATGTTCGAGAAAGTCGATTTAGAAGGGAAAACTAAACCCGACGGAACCCTTGGAGTCACCATCTCCTTCGCGGAGAGCACGTGGCAGTCCGCTGATAGGTTCAGGTGTATCAACGTGGGGCTGATGGTGCAGTCAAAGCCGATTGAGATGGATACAGACATGACTGATAAAGAGAAGCTTGAGTATTACAGGAGCCTTGAGAAGGATTACAAGAGAAGAATTGATAGGGCTAGGCCGTGTTTGTTGCCTGCACCTGTGTATGGAGAGGTGATGCAGATGCTGAGGGATCAAGGGAAAGTCAGTGCCAGGCTGTTGCAGAAGATTAGAGATCGTGTTCAGAAATGGTACCATGATGAAGGGTATGCCTGTGCTCAGGTTGTGAATTTTGGGAATTTGAATACTAAGGAGGTTGTTTGTGAAGTTGTGGAGGGAGACATCACTCAGCTTGTTATTCAGTATCAAGATAAGCTTGGTAATGTGGTTGAAGGTAACACTCAAGTTCCTGTCGTGCGCAGGGAGTTGCCCAAGCAG CTTCGCCAAGGCTATGTTTTTAACATTGAAGCTGGGAAGCAAGCTCTGAGGAACATCAACTCACTAGGGCTCTTCTCCAACATTGAAGTGAATCCACGCCCAGATGAGAAAAACGAAGGGGGCATTATCGTTGAGATCAAACTGAAAGAGCTCGAACAGAAGTCAGCTGAAGTTAGTACCGAGTGGAGTATAGTTCCTGGCCGTGGAGGAGCTCCCACGTTG GCTTCATTCCAACCAGGTGGGTCTGTTACGTTCGAACATCGAAACATCCAGGGTCTTAACAGGTCTCTTATGGGTTCAGTGACCACTAGCAACTTCTTGAATCCTCAG GATGATCTTTCGTTTAAGATGGAGTATGTACACCCATATCTGGACGGTGTTTACAATCCTCGTAACCGTACATTCAAAACAAGCTGCTTCAACAGCCGCAAACTTAGCCCAGTGTTCACTGGAGGACCAGGTGTTGAGGAAGTGCCACCAATTTGGGTCGATCGAGCTGGTGTGAAAGCTAACATAACTGAG AACTTCACCCGTCAGAGTAAGTTTACATATGGACTTGTGATGGAGGAGATAACAACTCGAGATGAAAGCAGTCACATCGCTGCAAATGGTCAGAGACTACTACCTAGTGGAGGAATCAGCGCTGATGGACCTCCTACAACTCTCAGTGGTACGGGTATTGACCGGATGGCCTTTCTACAAGCCAACATCACCCGTGACAATACCAAGTTTGTCAATGGGGCTGTTGTTGGAGAGAGGAACGTGTTTCAG GTGGATCAAGGGTTGGGAATTGGAAGCAAATTCCCTTTCTTCAACCGCCACCAATTGACCTTGACAAGATTCATTCAGCTGCAGCAAGTAGAAGAAGGTGCTGGGAAGCCACCGCCACCGGTTCTAGTCCTCCACGGACATTACGGTGGCTGTGTTGGTGACCTTCCGAGCTACGACGCCTTTGTTCTTGGAGGTCCATATTCCGTCCGTGGCTACAACATGGGCGAGCTCGGTGCTGCGAGAAACATCCTTGAG CTTGGTGCTGAGATTAGAGTACCTGTGAAGAACACGCATGTCTATGCATTTGCTGAGCATGGAAATGATCTGGGAAGCTCCAAGGACGTGAAGGGCAACCCAACCGCAGTCTACAGGAGGATGGGACAAGGTTCATCATACGGTGTCGGAGTGAAGCTGGGTTTGGTACGAGCTGAGTATGCTGTAGATCACAACAATGGAACTGGTGCTCTGTTTTTCCGTTTTGGAGAGAGATATTAA